The window TACGTCGGAACTGGTGGCGCAGGCGATTGCTAAAGCGCTGAAATTATGTCAATTGCCCGCCGGTGTATTTTCAATGTTGAGTGGTATTGGTAATGAGCTCGGGCAAGCACTAGTACGTCATCCGGCGATACAGGCAGTCGGCTTTACGGGATCGCGGCAGGGTGGCATCGCGTTGATGCAGACGGCGGCTACAAGAGTACAACCGATTCCGGTCTATGCAGAAATGAGTAGCATCAATCCGGTATTTTTATTACCCCACGCATTGGCAAACCGGGGTAATGAGATTGCTGCAGGATTGGCCACTGCGCTCACCATGGGCGTGGGACAATTTTGTACTAATCCAGGTTTGGTATTAGGACTTGAGGGTGCTGATTTTGATCACTTTGCTGCGCATGCTGCGCAGGCATTAGTAACCGTCCAGTCTGGCACGATGCTGACACCGGGTATCGCATCGAATTATCAGACTGGTGTCGCCACTATGGTGCAGCAAGCCGACGTTACTACGGTAATTAATACGCCGACTGAGCAGGGCAAAGGTGGTCCAGCTTTGTTCACCACGAGTGGTAAAGTGTTTCTGGAGCGAGCTGAATTGCATCACGAGATTTTTGGCCCTGCTTCACTATTCGTCGCTTGTAAAGATGTAGATGAAATGCGTCAGGTCGCTGAGAGTTTGGAGGGGCAATTAACTGCCACCTTGCAAATGGATGAGGAAGATACAATCGTCGTCGCCCAGTTATTACCAGTGCTTGAGCGCAAAGTAGGGCGTATTTTAGTCAATGGGTTCCCGACTGGAGTCGAGGTGGTGTCGTCGATGGTGCATGGTGGTCCATTCCCGGCAACTTCGGACGGTCGCAGCACTTCGGTCGGTACTGCTGCGATCCATCGATTTTTAAGGCCGGTGTCGTATCAAAATATGCCGCAAGCCTTATTGCCGCAAGCTTTACAGGAGGATAATCCTCTTGGAATCTGGCGTCGTCGTGATGGTGCTCTGACCAGGCAGTGAATGTAATCAGCGGGCGCATACAATGAGCAAAAAAAGTAACTATAAAGTACGCTCACTAACAAAAAAAGTACGCTCACTAACAAAAAAATAGGAGACAAGATGAGTCAGTTAGCCAAATTCGGCAGCCTTGAAGGCAAGCGTGTTTTCGTTACTGGTGGCGGCAGTGGTATCGGTGAGGAAATCGTCGCTGCCTTTGCAGCGCAGGGTGCGCAGGTCGCCTTTGTCGATATAGCCGAAGAGGCTAGCCGGGCGCTTTGCAGTCGCATCGCAGCCGCCGGCGATCTTGAACCATTATTTAGTCATTGCGATATCACCTATATTCCTTCGTTGCAAAAAGTGATGGCTGCATTCGCAACTGAAATTGGGGATTTTGATGTGTTGGTCAATAACGCAGCCAACGATCAGCGTCATGAAACCGAAAATGTCACGCTGGACTATTGGAATGAGCGCATTGCCATTAATCAGCGCCCGATGTTTTTTACCTGT of the Undibacterium sp. 5I1 genome contains:
- a CDS encoding aldehyde dehydrogenase (NADP(+)) → MIITGKALIGGVSVKGNGSAFLAFDPTKKESIEPAFYAVDAAQIDEACRLAQAAFDPFRATSDEQRAQFLETIAQQIIELGDALIERAMAESGLPRVRLEGERGRTVTQLKLFADLLREGSWRDVRIDAALPERQPPRPDLRMQLIGLGPVAVFAASNFPLAFSVAGGDTASAFAAGCPVVLKAHFAHPGTSELVAQAIAKALKLCQLPAGVFSMLSGIGNELGQALVRHPAIQAVGFTGSRQGGIALMQTAATRVQPIPVYAEMSSINPVFLLPHALANRGNEIAAGLATALTMGVGQFCTNPGLVLGLEGADFDHFAAHAAQALVTVQSGTMLTPGIASNYQTGVATMVQQADVTTVINTPTEQGKGGPALFTTSGKVFLERAELHHEIFGPASLFVACKDVDEMRQVAESLEGQLTATLQMDEEDTIVVAQLLPVLERKVGRILVNGFPTGVEVVSSMVHGGPFPATSDGRSTSVGTAAIHRFLRPVSYQNMPQALLPQALQEDNPLGIWRRRDGALTRQ
- a CDS encoding SDR family oxidoreductase, which codes for MSQLAKFGSLEGKRVFVTGGGSGIGEEIVAAFAAQGAQVAFVDIAEEASRALCSRIAAAGDLEPLFSHCDITYIPSLQKVMAAFATEIGDFDVLVNNAANDQRHETENVTLDYWNERIAINQRPMFFTCQSVLPGMKRKGGGSIINISSISWHIKGAGYPVYATSKAAVVGLTRGLARDLGSHGIRVNTVTPGWVMTQRQIDLWVDDAAEIEIKKNQCLPGKLMPQHIASMVLFLAADDSAMCTAQEFIVDAGWV